One genomic segment of Alphaproteobacteria bacterium HT1-32 includes these proteins:
- a CDS encoding peptidoglycan DD-metalloendopeptidase family protein, with the protein MPRPDLSLLIAALILSAPAPSLFAAEPQKQLKEVERALQETNRERQNFEKQAESLDRELRIVRSQLVRAAKSAQSYEENASLLERQLRELRADEASILTTLSKRERQMIGVLTALQRFAGRPTDALIGRPGEPVKVVRAAILLRSAVPAIEAEAKDLKAELASLGQVRADIRQRRDALDDNSQSLTAEQQILERLVARKAQLSTEMRAESDKVARRAESLAAKADNLRDLISSLEKAAPVAAPRDLPSRKTTTAALSSGGDSLAVPDAGQPFSTVKGALPLPARGRLVERYGEKTSDGRTSRGMTLQTRYGAQVVSPHDGLVLYAGDFRGYGRLLIIEHGEGYHSLLAGLGRIDSVVGQWLLAGEPVGVMTQDENSGAPRLYIEFRKDSQPINPTPWLAANLNNAGG; encoded by the coding sequence GTGCCACGGCCTGATCTCTCATTGCTGATTGCGGCGCTGATCCTGTCGGCGCCGGCACCTTCGTTGTTTGCGGCTGAACCCCAGAAGCAGCTCAAGGAAGTCGAGCGTGCGCTGCAGGAAACCAACCGGGAACGGCAGAATTTTGAGAAGCAGGCCGAAAGTCTGGACCGGGAACTGCGGATTGTCCGCAGCCAGCTCGTCCGGGCAGCGAAAAGTGCACAGAGCTATGAGGAGAATGCCTCGTTGCTGGAGCGCCAGCTCCGCGAACTGCGGGCGGATGAGGCCAGTATTCTGACCACCCTGAGCAAGCGTGAGCGGCAGATGATTGGCGTGCTGACGGCGCTGCAAAGATTTGCCGGTCGCCCGACGGATGCCCTGATCGGCCGGCCGGGTGAACCGGTGAAAGTGGTCCGTGCCGCGATTCTGTTGCGATCGGCGGTCCCGGCTATTGAAGCTGAAGCGAAGGATCTGAAAGCCGAACTGGCATCGCTTGGCCAGGTGCGGGCGGATATTCGCCAGCGGCGTGATGCGCTTGACGACAACAGCCAGTCGCTGACCGCTGAACAGCAGATTCTGGAACGACTGGTTGCCCGCAAGGCACAACTGAGCACGGAAATGCGGGCGGAAAGCGATAAGGTCGCCCGTCGCGCCGAAAGCCTTGCAGCCAAGGCGGATAACCTGCGTGACCTGATCAGCAGTCTGGAAAAGGCGGCCCCGGTTGCCGCTCCCCGTGACCTGCCTTCGCGGAAGACCACAACGGCGGCCCTGTCCTCTGGTGGTGACAGTCTGGCGGTGCCGGATGCAGGCCAGCCGTTCAGTACGGTTAAGGGGGCATTGCCTCTGCCCGCCCGCGGGCGCCTGGTTGAGCGTTATGGCGAGAAAACGTCGGATGGCCGGACCAGCCGGGGCATGACCCTGCAGACCCGATATGGGGCACAGGTGGTCTCACCCCATGACGGGCTGGTGCTGTATGCCGGTGATTTTCGCGGGTACGGGCGTCTCTTGATCATTGAGCATGGCGAAGGCTACCATAGCCTTCTGGCGGGGCTCGGACGCATCGACAGTGTCGTGGGACAATGGTTGCTGGCGGGAGAGCCCGTCGGTGTTATGACTCAGGACGAGAATTCCGGCGCGCCGCGCCTATATATAGAGTTTCGTAAGGACTCCCAGCCTATAAACCCGACACCCTGGCTGGCAGCCAACCTCAACAATGCAGGTGGATAA
- a CDS encoding AMP-binding protein encodes MSLSKPEFCDVSRYDTFPKVLAYNAANWPGEVAMREKDYGIWIEYTWSDYNTAVKQIAMGLRELGFQRGQVVGMIGDNRPEWIQFEIAGQALGGMSIGIYRDCMADEADYLINYAELTMIMAEDEEQVDKLLELGDRIPSVQKIFYDDPRGIEKYDDPRLMKLSDLKALGDKRIAASPDEYDQEVALGKAEDVAILCTTSGTTSRPKLAMLQGGPFLKHCVAYLTKDPKLPTDNYCAVLPLPWIMEQVYAIGHSLVCRNIVNFVEENDTMMADMREIAPNFVLLAPRTWEALVADVRTRMMDASDFKQKLFNWGVERGMKAFAEGRRDWLADFLLFNPLRDRLGLGQVTSAATGGAALGPETFKFFLAMGVPLRQLYGQTELAGAYTLHEPDDVDFDTVGLPFDNTEIRIDNPDPEGVGEIVTRTGGMFLGFYKNQEATDADVKDGWMHTGDAGYIRPKDGHLVVIDRIADLAETNHGIRFSPQFIENKLKFSPFIGETVILGNKRDYLTAILCIRFDIVAKWAEQNAVSFTNYTNLSARPEVYDMIEQEVRQVNATLPEAQRVRKFLLLYKELDADDGELTRTRKVRRSVVNERHADIIDTLYSDRKSVHVDTEITFQDGAKSRIVTDLVVVDLGQDGGVADESGMRKSA; translated from the coding sequence ATGAGCCTGTCGAAACCTGAATTCTGCGATGTCAGCAGATATGACACTTTCCCGAAAGTGCTGGCCTACAACGCTGCCAACTGGCCCGGCGAAGTTGCCATGCGCGAGAAAGATTACGGCATCTGGATCGAATATACCTGGTCCGATTACAATACTGCCGTAAAGCAGATCGCGATGGGCCTCCGGGAACTGGGATTTCAGCGCGGTCAGGTTGTCGGCATGATCGGCGATAACCGGCCGGAATGGATCCAGTTTGAAATCGCCGGTCAGGCGCTCGGCGGCATGAGTATCGGCATCTATCGCGACTGCATGGCCGATGAGGCGGATTACCTCATCAATTATGCTGAACTGACCATGATCATGGCCGAGGATGAAGAGCAGGTCGACAAGCTGCTGGAACTTGGCGACCGCATCCCGTCAGTACAGAAAATCTTTTATGATGACCCACGGGGAATCGAGAAATACGACGACCCCCGGCTGATGAAACTGTCGGATCTGAAGGCACTGGGCGACAAGCGGATTGCCGCCAGCCCGGACGAGTATGATCAGGAGGTAGCCCTCGGCAAAGCGGAAGACGTGGCTATCCTTTGCACCACGTCGGGCACGACCTCACGGCCAAAACTGGCCATGCTGCAGGGCGGACCGTTTCTGAAACACTGCGTCGCCTATCTGACGAAAGATCCGAAACTGCCAACCGACAACTACTGCGCCGTCCTGCCCCTGCCCTGGATCATGGAGCAGGTCTATGCCATCGGGCATTCCCTTGTCTGCCGGAACATCGTCAATTTTGTCGAAGAGAACGACACGATGATGGCCGATATGCGCGAGATCGCCCCGAATTTTGTGCTGCTGGCTCCGCGCACCTGGGAAGCACTGGTCGCCGATGTACGAACCCGGATGATGGATGCCAGCGACTTCAAGCAGAAGCTGTTCAACTGGGGTGTCGAACGGGGAATGAAAGCTTTCGCGGAAGGACGCCGGGACTGGCTGGCCGACTTCCTGCTGTTCAATCCGCTCCGTGACCGGCTTGGTCTGGGGCAGGTCACCTCTGCGGCGACCGGTGGTGCGGCACTGGGACCGGAGACCTTCAAGTTCTTCCTCGCCATGGGTGTGCCGCTGCGCCAGCTCTATGGTCAGACCGAGCTGGCCGGAGCCTATACCCTGCATGAGCCGGATGATGTCGATTTTGATACGGTCGGTCTGCCTTTCGACAACACCGAGATCAGAATCGATAATCCCGACCCGGAAGGCGTCGGCGAGATTGTCACCCGCACCGGCGGGATGTTCCTCGGTTTCTACAAGAATCAGGAAGCCACCGACGCCGATGTGAAGGATGGCTGGATGCATACCGGCGACGCCGGTTATATCCGCCCGAAAGACGGCCATCTGGTGGTTATCGACCGTATCGCCGATCTGGCCGAGACCAACCACGGGATCCGCTTCTCTCCGCAGTTCATTGAGAACAAGCTGAAGTTCTCACCTTTCATCGGTGAGACGGTCATTCTGGGCAACAAACGGGATTACCTCACCGCAATCCTCTGTATCCGCTTCGATATTGTCGCGAAATGGGCCGAACAGAATGCGGTCAGTTTTACCAACTACACCAACCTGTCAGCCCGCCCGGAAGTCTATGACATGATCGAGCAGGAAGTCCGGCAGGTGAATGCCACCCTGCCCGAAGCCCAGCGTGTCCGGAAATTCCTGCTGCTCTACAAGGAGCTGGATGCCGATGACGGCGAGCTGACACGTACCCGGAAAGTCCGGCGCAGTGTCGTCAATGAGCGCCATGCGGACATCATCGACACGCTCTATTCCGACCGGAAATCTGTCCATGTCGACACCGAAATCACGTTTCAGGACGGCGCGAAGTCCCGCATCGTCACTGATCTCGTGGTCGTTGACCTGGGACAGGATGGCGGTGTCGCAGACGAGAGCGGGATGAGGAAATCAGCATGA
- the chrA gene encoding chromate efflux transporter — protein sequence MSDAETPTTIKTPSFAEMFAVWAKIGLLSFGGPAGQIALMHREIVEDRKWISDNRFLHALNFCMLLPGPEAMQLATYIGWLTHGLRGGLIAGLLFVIPGALVIWLLAWIYAAYGETSFAAAIFYGIKGAVLAIVLHALFRIAGKALKRPVDWLTAVFAFIAIFAFDLPFPLIILAAAVAGWLVHKPGPAHAGDTVPAAPVSAGATIRTVSIWLLVWLLPLIAVWFSFGGDHVFSQIGLFFSKLAMVTFGGAYAVLAYMAQEAVDGYGWLSAREMLDALGLAETTPGPLILVTEFVGYLGAYRSQGMSPALMGAIGALIALWATFAPCFLWIFAGAPYIERLQQAGRIAGALKGVTAAVVGVILNLAVWFSVQAIFLRTMQVEAGPLKLLVPDLGSIDLAMLSIALVACFMILVRHMGIITTLVVAACLGLAWRYWLGA from the coding sequence ATGTCTGACGCTGAAACACCGACAACAATCAAAACCCCTTCCTTTGCCGAGATGTTTGCCGTCTGGGCGAAAATCGGACTGCTGTCCTTTGGCGGACCGGCTGGCCAGATTGCGCTGATGCATCGCGAGATCGTCGAGGACCGCAAATGGATTTCCGATAACCGGTTTCTGCATGCGCTGAATTTCTGCATGCTGCTGCCGGGGCCGGAAGCCATGCAGCTTGCCACCTATATCGGCTGGCTGACCCATGGTCTGCGCGGGGGCCTGATTGCCGGGTTGTTGTTTGTCATTCCCGGTGCTCTGGTCATCTGGTTGCTGGCCTGGATTTATGCGGCCTATGGCGAGACAAGTTTCGCCGCAGCAATTTTCTACGGGATCAAGGGTGCGGTGCTGGCGATTGTTCTCCACGCATTGTTCCGGATTGCCGGCAAGGCGCTGAAACGGCCGGTGGACTGGCTGACCGCTGTCTTCGCTTTCATCGCAATCTTCGCTTTTGACCTGCCATTTCCCCTGATCATTCTGGCTGCGGCTGTTGCTGGCTGGCTGGTTCACAAGCCGGGACCGGCCCATGCCGGTGATACAGTCCCCGCGGCGCCGGTCTCAGCCGGTGCGACGATACGGACAGTCAGCATCTGGCTGCTTGTGTGGTTGCTGCCACTGATTGCCGTCTGGTTCAGTTTTGGTGGCGATCATGTGTTCAGCCAGATCGGCCTGTTTTTCTCCAAGCTGGCGATGGTGACTTTTGGCGGTGCCTATGCGGTTCTCGCCTATATGGCACAGGAAGCGGTCGATGGTTATGGCTGGCTGAGTGCCCGCGAAATGCTGGATGCGCTGGGACTGGCCGAGACCACACCCGGTCCGCTGATTCTGGTGACAGAGTTTGTCGGCTATCTCGGGGCCTACCGGTCACAGGGAATGTCACCGGCCCTGATGGGGGCCATTGGTGCCCTGATCGCGCTCTGGGCGACCTTCGCTCCCTGTTTCCTGTGGATCTTTGCCGGGGCACCCTATATCGAGCGCCTGCAACAGGCCGGACGCATTGCCGGTGCCCTGAAGGGGGTTACGGCAGCGGTTGTCGGGGTGATCCTCAACCTCGCCGTCTGGTTTTCCGTTCAGGCGATCTTCCTGCGTACCATGCAGGTTGAGGCGGGTCCGCTGAAGCTGCTGGTCCCCGATTTGGGCAGCATTGATCTGGCCATGCTCTCAATCGCCCTTGTCGCCTGTTTCATGATCCTTGTGCGACATATGGGCATTATCACCACACTGGTCGTTGCCGCTTGTCTGGGCCTCGCCTGGCGTTACTGGCTGGGTGCCTGA
- a CDS encoding MFS transporter gives MISPRIQSNWPAAVTVAGLFFGYVFVQRVAPGVMVTDLMRDFDASGAVMGNLSAFYFYSYASLQIVVGAMMDRFGPRRLMTFAALICGAGSVLFSVADSLALAYAGRLMIGIGAAFSFVGALTVIHQCCPPEKFSFLSGIVQAAGMGGALLGQAPLGLWVDASGWRDPLLFGGLFAALVGLAAWMVLRDPPGQNETSEPVTGSMFSGLVQVCRNPQTWLAAIVGGTLTAPMLAFGGLWGVPFLQSIYGYDRPTAAAVTGALFIGWGVGAPVTGWLSDRWGRRRPILFAGAVSMTVALALVVWLPPLPVTVLVLLLAINGFGSSSMILTFAAARASNSAASTGLALGIVNTCVVGSGAIAQPLLGSILDFNWTGDMLDGARIYHAEAYQLAFLPLLITGLIGAFCALRLSPREHIPARTTERS, from the coding sequence ATGATCAGCCCGCGCATTCAATCCAACTGGCCTGCTGCCGTCACCGTCGCCGGATTGTTCTTCGGCTATGTTTTTGTTCAGCGTGTGGCACCCGGCGTCATGGTCACCGACCTGATGCGCGATTTTGATGCCAGCGGTGCCGTGATGGGCAATCTCTCGGCATTTTATTTCTATTCCTATGCCAGCCTGCAGATTGTCGTCGGCGCCATGATGGACCGTTTTGGCCCCCGGCGTCTGATGACATTCGCCGCCCTGATCTGCGGCGCAGGCAGTGTCCTGTTCTCGGTCGCCGACAGCCTGGCACTGGCCTATGCCGGGCGTCTGATGATCGGTATTGGTGCCGCCTTCAGCTTTGTCGGGGCGCTGACCGTCATTCATCAGTGCTGCCCGCCGGAGAAGTTTTCGTTTCTCAGCGGCATTGTTCAGGCCGCCGGCATGGGTGGTGCCCTGCTGGGGCAGGCCCCGCTCGGTCTCTGGGTCGATGCCTCCGGCTGGCGTGATCCCCTGCTGTTCGGCGGGCTGTTTGCCGCACTGGTTGGCCTTGCCGCCTGGATGGTGCTGCGCGATCCGCCCGGACAGAACGAGACAAGCGAACCGGTGACGGGGAGCATGTTCAGCGGGCTGGTACAGGTCTGCCGCAATCCCCAGACATGGCTTGCTGCCATTGTCGGCGGCACCCTGACTGCGCCGATGCTGGCCTTTGGCGGGTTGTGGGGTGTGCCATTCCTGCAAAGTATCTATGGCTATGACCGGCCAACAGCCGCTGCCGTCACCGGAGCCCTGTTCATTGGCTGGGGCGTTGGTGCGCCGGTGACCGGCTGGCTGTCCGACCGCTGGGGCCGTCGCCGGCCCATTCTCTTCGCCGGGGCTGTCAGCATGACCGTCGCGCTGGCACTGGTGGTCTGGCTGCCACCTCTGCCGGTGACCGTTCTGGTATTGCTGCTGGCCATTAACGGTTTCGGGTCGTCCTCCATGATCCTGACCTTCGCCGCGGCCAGGGCCAGCAACTCTGCCGCGTCAACCGGACTGGCGCTGGGTATCGTCAATACCTGCGTTGTCGGATCCGGCGCCATCGCCCAGCCCCTGCTCGGCAGCATTCTGGATTTCAACTGGACCGGTGACATGCTGGACGGCGCACGGATCTATCACGCCGAAGCCTATCAGCTTGCTTTCCTGCCACTGCTGATCACCGGGCTGATCGGCGCGTTCTGCGCCCTGCGGCTCAGCCCCCGAGAACATATTCCAGCCCGCACAACAGAACGAAGCTGA
- a CDS encoding ATP-binding cassette domain-containing protein — translation MSRGDLKEGDVLLAVENISLSFGAVQAISNVTFDIRKGEVRAIIGPNGAGKTSMLNVINGFYHPQEGTITFAGKTRSRMLPHEAAAQGISRTFQNVALFKGMSTLDNIMTGRVLKQKASLIEQAFYFGRGRSEEIEHREFVENIIDFLQIQAIRNQPVGRLPYGLQKRVEFGRALAAEPELLLLDEPMAGMNLEEKEDMSRYIMEVREQFGTTVALIEHDMGVVMDLSDRVVVLDYGRQLADGTPDEVSASQEVIDAYLGVSHD, via the coding sequence ATGAGCAGAGGCGACCTGAAAGAAGGCGACGTTCTCCTCGCCGTGGAAAACATCTCCCTGTCCTTCGGTGCAGTACAGGCGATTTCCAACGTCACCTTCGATATCCGCAAGGGCGAGGTCAGGGCCATCATCGGACCGAACGGGGCCGGCAAGACCTCGATGCTGAATGTCATCAACGGGTTTTATCATCCGCAGGAAGGCACGATCACCTTTGCCGGCAAGACCCGCTCCAGAATGCTGCCGCATGAAGCCGCCGCACAGGGTATCAGCCGGACCTTCCAGAATGTTGCCCTGTTCAAGGGGATGTCGACCCTCGACAACATCATGACCGGCCGGGTGCTGAAACAGAAAGCCTCGCTGATTGAACAGGCGTTTTATTTCGGTCGCGGCCGCAGCGAGGAAATCGAGCACCGGGAATTCGTCGAGAACATCATCGATTTCCTGCAGATTCAGGCCATTCGCAACCAGCCGGTCGGACGCCTGCCCTATGGTCTCCAGAAACGGGTCGAGTTCGGACGGGCGCTGGCGGCAGAACCGGAACTGCTGCTGCTGGACGAACCGATGGCCGGCATGAACCTCGAAGAGAAAGAGGATATGAGCCGCTATATCATGGAAGTCCGCGAACAGTTCGGCACCACCGTCGCCCTGATCGAACATGATATGGGCGTTGTCATGGATCTGTCCGACCGCGTGGTCGTGCTGGATTACGGCAGACAGCTTGCTGACGGCACACCGGACGAGGTTTCAGCCAGTCAGGAGGTCATTGATGCTTACCTGGGGGTATCCCATGACTGA
- a CDS encoding PDZ domain-containing protein → MRKYVIAFLVIATMAVAAPFALQQNAARAQQTNSDETYRLLNMFGDVFERIRADYVEEVSDEELLEAAVNGMLTSLDPHSSFLNAKNFQDMQVQTRGRFGGLGIQVSMEEGLVKVISPIDDTPAFRAGIKAGDFITHLDGEAIMGMTLDQAVEKMRGPVDSDIKLVIRREGTPDPINVTLTRAIIKVESVRQRVEGNVGYLRITSFTENTESGLKKAIQRVKEQATGDIVGYVLDLRNNPGGLLDQAIAVSDAFLEKGEIVSTRPRDHEQSSRYNARPGDLIDGKPVVVLINGGSASASEIVAGALQDHRRGVIMGTKSFGKGSVQTIIPLTGYGAIRLTTARYYTPSGRSIQAKGIEPDIQVAQARLEEINAPQRTSEADLRNSLINDQDGDEKPANDNEPVTGETAQPTDYQLARAIDLIRGIALFGGRAAN, encoded by the coding sequence ATGCGCAAGTACGTCATCGCCTTTCTCGTCATCGCAACGATGGCGGTCGCCGCTCCCTTTGCGCTGCAGCAGAATGCAGCCCGGGCACAGCAAACCAACAGCGACGAAACCTATCGGCTGCTGAACATGTTTGGCGATGTGTTTGAACGCATCCGCGCCGACTATGTCGAAGAAGTATCAGATGAGGAATTACTGGAAGCCGCTGTCAATGGCATGCTGACCTCGCTTGATCCGCATTCGAGTTTTCTGAACGCCAAGAATTTTCAGGATATGCAGGTGCAGACCCGGGGCCGCTTTGGCGGGCTGGGTATTCAGGTTTCGATGGAAGAAGGGCTGGTCAAGGTGATCTCACCGATTGACGATACTCCTGCCTTTCGCGCCGGGATCAAGGCCGGTGATTTCATCACCCATCTGGATGGCGAAGCGATCATGGGCATGACCCTGGATCAGGCCGTTGAGAAAATGCGTGGCCCGGTGGACAGCGATATCAAACTGGTCATCCGTCGTGAGGGAACGCCGGATCCGATCAATGTCACGCTGACACGCGCCATCATCAAGGTAGAGTCAGTCCGGCAGAGGGTTGAAGGTAATGTCGGTTATCTGCGGATCACCTCCTTCACGGAAAACACGGAGTCAGGCCTGAAAAAGGCCATTCAGCGGGTCAAGGAACAGGCAACCGGTGACATTGTCGGCTATGTCCTCGATCTGCGTAATAATCCCGGCGGTCTGCTGGATCAGGCAATTGCCGTTTCCGATGCCTTCCTGGAAAAAGGCGAGATCGTATCAACACGGCCCCGCGATCATGAGCAGAGCAGCCGCTATAATGCCCGCCCCGGCGATCTGATTGATGGCAAGCCGGTGGTCGTGCTGATCAATGGTGGTTCGGCCTCGGCTTCGGAAATTGTCGCAGGTGCCCTGCAGGATCATCGCCGTGGTGTCATCATGGGAACAAAAAGCTTCGGTAAGGGATCGGTACAGACGATTATTCCGCTGACCGGTTACGGGGCCATCCGGCTGACCACGGCGCGTTACTATACCCCGTCAGGCCGGTCGATTCAGGCCAAGGGTATCGAACCGGACATTCAGGTTGCACAGGCCCGGCTGGAAGAAATCAACGCTCCCCAGCGGACCAGTGAAGCCGATCTTCGCAACAGCCTGATCAACGATCAGGACGGGGACGAAAAGCCGGCCAATGATAATGAGCCGGTGACCGGTGAAACGGCTCAGCCGACGGACTATCAGCTTGCCCGGGCCATTGATCTGATCCGCGGCATTGCCCTGTTCGGCGGACGGGCGGCGAACTGA
- a CDS encoding peptidylprolyl isomerase, producing MFGRKKETKTHDVPAETLAKVTSCVMETDKGRIEIALYPEDAPNTVANWYVLGSDGFYNDLTFHRVIPGFVAQGGCPQGTGTGGPGWNIACETDTSDHDHKQGSLSMAHAGKDTGGSQFFLVFEAQPHLDGVHTVFGQVTDGMDVMMSLKQGDQIKSITFPGV from the coding sequence ATGTTCGGCCGTAAGAAGGAAACGAAGACCCACGATGTACCGGCCGAGACGCTGGCAAAAGTAACCAGCTGTGTCATGGAAACAGACAAGGGCCGTATTGAAATCGCGCTCTATCCGGAAGATGCCCCGAACACGGTGGCGAACTGGTATGTGCTGGGTTCGGACGGCTTCTATAATGATCTGACCTTTCACCGTGTGATCCCCGGCTTTGTCGCCCAGGGCGGCTGCCCGCAGGGCACCGGCACCGGTGGTCCGGGCTGGAACATTGCCTGCGAAACCGACACAAGCGACCATGACCACAAGCAGGGTTCGCTGTCCATGGCCCATGCGGGCAAGGATACCGGCGGTTCCCAGTTCTTCCTGGTGTTCGAAGCCCAGCCGCATCTCGACGGCGTTCATACGGTCTTCGGTCAGGTGACGGATGGCATGGATGTCATGATGTCGCTGAAGCAGGGCGACCAGATCAAGTCGATCACCTTCCCGGGCGTCTGA
- a CDS encoding RNA pyrophosphohydrolase: MSEIALADRPYRPCVGITLMNRTGEVFVARRVDDPEGYWQMPQGGIDKGETAIEAAFRELEEETGTAKAELLLEMADWVDYDLPPGLADKVWKGRYRGQKQRWFCLLFTGQDSDIDINTAHPEFTEWRWMDLQDAVQEVIPFKRDIYRHVADAFAQTALNLRNGDVPHVRP, translated from the coding sequence ATGTCTGAAATTGCACTGGCTGACCGCCCTTATCGTCCCTGTGTGGGCATTACGCTGATGAACCGCACCGGAGAGGTGTTTGTTGCCCGGCGGGTCGATGATCCGGAAGGCTACTGGCAGATGCCGCAGGGTGGGATCGACAAAGGCGAGACAGCGATTGAGGCTGCGTTCCGGGAACTTGAGGAAGAAACCGGCACCGCCAAGGCGGAACTGTTGCTGGAGATGGCTGACTGGGTTGACTATGACCTGCCGCCCGGCCTCGCCGACAAGGTCTGGAAAGGCCGCTACCGGGGACAGAAACAGCGCTGGTTCTGCCTGTTGTTTACCGGTCAGGATAGCGACATCGACATAAACACCGCCCATCCGGAATTTACCGAGTGGCGCTGGATGGACTTGCAGGATGCGGTTCAGGAAGTCATACCCTTCAAGCGCGACATATATCGACATGTTGCGGATGCTTTTGCGCAGACTGCGCTCAACCTGAGAAATGGAGACGTGCCCCATGTTCGGCCGTAA
- a CDS encoding 2,3-bisphosphoglycerate-independent phosphoglycerate mutase produces the protein MTEQASIPRPVVLCIMDGWGDRADRENNAVLQASTPVWDRLTATCPRAQLDASEQQVGLPAGQMGNSEVGHMNLGAGRVVMQDLPRIDAAVADGSLARNPVLGDFITRMKASGGVAHIMGLMSPGGVHSHQDQMAALCRILATAGIPVRVHAFTDGRDTPPQSALGFLGRFSDAISGLEDCCIATVTGRYFALDRDNRWDRVSQAWSVMTLGQGAPVATAEVAVQAAYDEGKSDEFVAASVVGDYAGMMDGDGLLMANFRADRAREILRSLVDPDFDGFERDRQISFAACTGMVEYATDLNDRLSTLFPSVVLEDILGQVVSRAGRRQLRIAETEKYAHVTFFFNGGEERVYEGEERILVPSPDVATYDLKPEMSAPEVTDRVVEAIESGKFDLIILNFANTDMVGHTGILSAAITAVETVDASLGRIEAALVAAGGSMLVTADHGNAEQMQDAETGQAHTAHTLNRVPLVLVNGPDWCAGLQSGRLADVAPTLLHLMGLEQPAAMTGTTLLAPAGEQRATA, from the coding sequence ATGACAGAACAAGCATCCATACCCCGCCCTGTTGTCCTGTGCATCATGGACGGCTGGGGCGACCGAGCGGACCGCGAAAACAACGCGGTTTTACAAGCCAGTACGCCGGTCTGGGACCGGCTGACAGCCACCTGCCCGCGGGCCCAGCTGGACGCCAGCGAACAGCAGGTTGGCCTGCCTGCCGGGCAGATGGGCAATTCGGAAGTCGGCCATATGAATCTTGGCGCAGGCCGGGTCGTCATGCAGGACCTGCCGCGCATTGATGCCGCTGTTGCAGACGGAAGTCTGGCCCGGAACCCGGTGCTGGGTGATTTCATTACCCGGATGAAAGCCTCTGGCGGGGTGGCGCATATCATGGGGCTGATGTCGCCGGGCGGCGTACATTCGCATCAGGATCAGATGGCAGCGCTCTGCCGGATACTGGCAACGGCGGGTATTCCGGTTCGTGTTCATGCCTTTACAGACGGCCGGGATACACCCCCGCAGAGCGCCCTTGGTTTTCTGGGTCGCTTCTCCGATGCCATCAGCGGTCTGGAGGACTGCTGCATTGCGACCGTCACCGGACGCTACTTCGCGCTCGACCGCGACAATCGCTGGGACCGGGTCAGTCAGGCCTGGTCGGTGATGACGCTGGGGCAGGGGGCGCCAGTTGCGACAGCAGAAGTTGCGGTTCAGGCAGCCTATGACGAGGGTAAGTCGGACGAATTTGTCGCCGCCTCCGTGGTTGGCGATTACGCCGGCATGATGGATGGCGATGGCCTGCTGATGGCAAATTTCCGGGCCGACCGGGCGCGGGAAATTCTCCGCAGTCTGGTTGATCCGGATTTTGACGGTTTTGAACGTGACCGGCAGATCAGCTTCGCGGCCTGTACCGGCATGGTTGAATATGCAACGGACCTGAATGACCGCCTGTCGACCCTGTTCCCGTCGGTCGTGCTGGAAGATATTCTGGGTCAGGTGGTTTCCCGCGCCGGGCGACGCCAGTTGCGGATCGCCGAGACCGAGAAATATGCGCATGTCACCTTCTTCTTCAATGGTGGCGAGGAACGGGTCTATGAGGGTGAGGAGCGCATTCTGGTGCCGTCACCGGATGTGGCAACCTATGACCTGAAGCCGGAGATGTCGGCACCGGAAGTCACAGACCGGGTTGTCGAGGCAATCGAATCCGGCAAATTTGACCTGATCATTCTGAATTTCGCGAATACGGATATGGTCGGTCATACCGGCATCTTGTCGGCGGCCATTACCGCGGTTGAGACGGTTGATGCCTCGCTGGGCCGGATCGAAGCTGCGCTGGTTGCTGCCGGTGGCTCCATGCTGGTAACAGCGGATCACGGCAATGCAGAGCAGATGCAGGATGCAGAGACCGGGCAGGCGCACACCGCGCATACCCTGAACCGGGTGCCGCTGGTGCTGGTGAACGGGCCGGACTGGTGTGCCGGTCTGCAAAGCGGGCGACTGGCCGATGTGGCGCCAACCCTGCTGCATCTGATGGGGCTGGAACAGCCGGCGGCCATGACCGGGACGACATTGCTGGCCCCGGCCGGGGAGCAACGTGCCACGGCCTGA